In the genome of Solibacillus silvestris, one region contains:
- a CDS encoding alpha/beta hydrolase, which yields MRNIAYSLAIVLLLSACNSESTGDNSTVEEQTKQEVVQVDEALIGKWQGMIEIPQSPLEIILNLEEASGNISVPVQGITEFAFESIEYNGSDAVITINIAGSLIKITGTLKNETIEGTFTQNGQSYPITLKPYTETPVTYKELLIPVAGGELKAALQIPDKPTGELVIIHAGSGPTNKDGNTIGAGANNSLKMIAESLAEKGIASIRFDKRGIGDNTALIKKEDDLTFDLYVEDVLAIVDYAKNDDRFNEIHLLGHSEGALIMTVAAQQNDIASLISIAGIGRPADEVLMEQLSGSLPPNLLMESEKALQQLKAGKKVETVPEQLQSLFRPSVQPYMISWLKYDPQQEISNVNVPVIILQGRKDIQVTETDAENLYAANDQAIIHYFSKMNHVLKEIEGDREQNIASYSNPDLPLANGLINEIVEFIKRY from the coding sequence ATGCGAAACATTGCTTATAGTTTAGCTATTGTATTACTGTTGTCAGCTTGTAATAGTGAAAGTACGGGTGATAACTCAACAGTGGAAGAACAGACGAAGCAGGAGGTTGTGCAGGTGGATGAAGCATTAATAGGAAAGTGGCAGGGGATGATTGAAATTCCTCAGTCACCTCTTGAAATAATTTTAAATTTGGAGGAGGCAAGTGGAAATATTTCTGTACCAGTTCAAGGAATCACTGAATTCGCATTTGAATCAATTGAATATAATGGCTCGGATGCGGTTATCACTATTAACATAGCTGGATCTTTAATAAAGATTACAGGAACTCTGAAAAACGAAACTATAGAAGGAACGTTTACGCAAAACGGACAGTCCTATCCTATTACGTTAAAGCCATATACAGAAACGCCTGTTACGTATAAAGAGCTATTGATTCCTGTTGCCGGCGGAGAGCTTAAAGCAGCGTTACAGATACCTGATAAACCTACGGGAGAGCTAGTCATAATCCATGCAGGGTCAGGTCCTACAAATAAAGACGGTAACACAATAGGGGCTGGTGCGAATAATAGCTTAAAAATGATTGCAGAGAGCTTAGCGGAGAAAGGGATTGCTTCTATTCGTTTCGATAAGCGTGGAATTGGTGATAATACGGCACTTATTAAAAAGGAAGATGATTTAACATTTGATCTGTATGTTGAAGATGTTCTGGCAATTGTAGACTATGCTAAAAACGATGACCGCTTTAATGAAATTCATTTACTAGGTCATAGCGAAGGTGCTTTAATAATGACGGTTGCCGCTCAACAAAATGATATAGCATCACTTATTTCGATTGCAGGGATTGGCAGACCGGCTGATGAAGTTTTAATGGAACAATTGTCAGGAAGCTTACCTCCGAATTTATTAATGGAATCCGAAAAAGCATTGCAGCAATTAAAAGCTGGTAAAAAGGTAGAGACAGTACCTGAACAGCTCCAATCACTATTTAGGCCATCTGTTCAACCATATATGATTTCATGGCTTAAATACGATCCACAACAAGAAATAAGCAATGTTAATGTTCCGGTTATCATTCTTCAAGGAAGAAAAGATATTCAAGTAACCGAAACAGATGCAGAAAACTTATATGCAGCAAATGATCAAGCGATAATACATTATTTCAGTAAGATGAATCATGTGTTAAAAGAAATAGAAGGCGATCGAGAACAAAATATTGCGAGCTATTCCAATCCCGATTTACCACTCGCAAATGGCTTAATCAATGAAATTGTCGAGTTTATAAAGCGGTATTAG
- a CDS encoding elongation factor G-binding protein, giving the protein MTAPFLTVVDLRLIEQQLNKILKAKLTSNDQKIVATVRELAITELRERLTHVDEDIIKEVETIEDTIGAELFFQSLKSYTIPFKSISEQGLQKLFKKDKKLKLPKLETIDWQAISYLSWLDKGTNRQYIVLEKEGEYTALRGVVDAHNPIKGVCSICNQHSVVHLFTATVKGNGDNYTSYSNYICNDSQLCNQRVSDYDKLQEFVARNLI; this is encoded by the coding sequence ATGACTGCACCATTTTTAACAGTGGTAGACTTACGTTTAATCGAGCAACAATTAAATAAAATATTGAAGGCAAAGCTAACGTCGAATGATCAGAAAATAGTTGCGACTGTACGTGAACTGGCAATTACAGAGCTAAGAGAAAGATTGACACATGTAGATGAAGACATTATTAAAGAAGTGGAAACGATTGAAGATACTATAGGTGCAGAGCTATTTTTTCAAAGCTTAAAATCATATACCATTCCATTTAAGTCAATTTCAGAGCAAGGTCTACAAAAATTGTTTAAAAAAGATAAAAAGCTGAAGCTACCTAAACTTGAGACAATTGATTGGCAAGCAATCAGCTATCTATCATGGTTGGATAAAGGAACAAACCGCCAATACATTGTACTGGAAAAGGAAGGCGAATATACGGCATTGCGTGGAGTTGTAGATGCTCATAACCCAATTAAAGGTGTCTGTTCGATTTGTAACCAGCATAGTGTAGTTCATCTGTTTACAGCTACGGTAAAGGGGAACGGTGACAATTATACATCTTATAGTAATTACATTTGCAACGACTCACAACTATGTAATCAAAGGGTAAGTGATTATGATAAACTTCAGGAATTTGTTGCCCGTAATTTAATATAA